Within Thamnophis elegans isolate rThaEle1 chromosome 11, rThaEle1.pri, whole genome shotgun sequence, the genomic segment TAAGCCTTTTTCTTCTCATCTTTTGTAGCTGCAAACAGAAGAtatgaaagaaatggaaaattcatttcattttttcaggGCAGTtgaaagtataggtagtcctcgatttacaacaacaATAgggccaaaatttccattgtaagtCATTGTAGTCTTAAGTTGAGTGGGATATGATTCTACAACAAACTtcaagcaaatccagcttcaaTGCTTTTTGCCATTGGCCAAAAAAGTTGCATATTGCGATAATGTGACCACAGGAAGCTGCAACTGGCtataaatgcaagccagttgccaagtgcctgatttGCAATCGTGACTGTAGGTGTGATATGATGGTCACCACAAGTGGAAGtacaggtcataagtcactttttccaaggccaCTGAAACTTTACAGGGGTCGTCCacatatgaccattcatttaaaaatggttagttaaatgaatggtcataagtaaagGATACGAATGTGTTTTGAGATCTAATTAATAAAGTGATTAGTATAATTCCTAAAAATGTATAATACAAGGTTTTTCCTTCAGAGGGATATATGTTCTTAGAATCTTTGTGACATTGAATTACCATATGACTGCTCGGAGTTGCACCGCACAACCCATCCACAAAGCAGCTTTGCTCACCTAACCCAAGCTCTGCAGTGTCCCATTGTGTTGTGGAACACTGCAGAGCTCAGGTTAAGAACGAACACCATTCCATTGCTAGGCCATGAGGTATGACTGTGGATTGAATTGCAGCTACTCAGAAAATGGCAGCTCGCTCTGGAATTGCTCCGCACAGCCCAGTATGGAGCAGCTTACTTTACTCCCCTAACTTGAGCTACGGTTCTCTTTGAAAGGTAAGTACGTGATGGATGACCCTAAATGAGGAGGGCCTGGGCCCCAGAGATATGGGAAGCAGGATCAAGGCCTGCAGGGACTCTGAAGGTTAGAAAGTGGAACATGGGATACCTCAGGGTGTAGGGGAGACCCATGGCAGATCTTGTACTAGGCCTCCCCTGGGCCCCTGAAGCACCCtatgcttcatttaacaaccacattggGAAGAGTAAGGATGTAAGATTCCATCTTAATGCGAATTTTCTAAGATGATTTTACatgagaagagggaagggaaatcaTAGATGAAGATAATAGCTGTAGTAGCCAAATAACACATGGCATTTTCAacacaatacagatagtccttcgcTTAATGTCCAATTCTTCAACTGTTCCAGGTTCCAGATGAGGGGGATCTATGACAGGTCATTGTAATTGcagccattgtagcatccccatggtcttaTGAGCGCAATTCAGGCACTTGTTAATCAGTTCACAATTAAAATGTCACAGCATCCCACAGCCACATGATTAGCATTTGAGACCCTCACtgatggcttccaacaagcagtcaGTAAAGAAACAGGCATAGACTTGCAAATGGCAATTGCATGACCTTAGGATACTGAGACCATACTAGGTTTGTCTAATGACAGTTAGTGGAAGTGCTAGAATTTCTATCACAGATAAGCACAATTACATGATGGTGTTCTTTACAATGATGTCACTTGGCAACAGTTCCTAATCTCAATTATCATTGGTAGTTTTCTTCCAGGAAAGGATGCAATTGGTATATCCTCTATGGTTGACAGAATTTTGTAGCTATTATCTCCGTTTGAGAAAACAGAAGATCAAAATGTAGAAGTATAGAAATGCCTTCCATCTCTGAAACTTGTTTCCTTAGCATTCATTCAGTTTGAAACATTCCTCATTTAGTTACTAAAATGCATTGGATCCAGAATGCGGAACTACAGAACACCATCCAGAAATTTCTGCTTAAAAATTACATCATCTGaatttatttgaattaatattatACTTTCAGTCTATTTCccattatattttataaaatttacaacaatagGAGCAGACATATCCCAGACTCGGGGGCATGTCGGAATATTTCTAACGAAATCAGAATCAGGAAAGGGATCAATCCCAACACAAGCATATTACAAATTTACAATCTGAATGACTTAAACAGAGTGCAGGAAGTGACCATCTACCGAATTAGACGCTCCTAAACAAGTACAGGACAACAAATATTTTGATCAAGCCCAGTTCTATAGGTGAGGAAGGTACACCTCCTGCATTAAATCCTGCAAACTTTTAAATACTAAGCAAGGTGAACAGATCAAATGCAGGTCTTCATTCAGTGATAAAGATCCCTTACCATTAGGATTTCCGCGTTCAAATGCAATCCATCTCTGGCTATGCACAAAGCAAGCAAATTTATTTTTCTGGCTTATTGAGATCGGCGAAATGTGACACTGAACAAACCTCCTAGTTCAGGGGTGGGAAGACGAAACTCTCACCTTTCAGCACACTGAGGAGGAGATCGATCCCTTCCTGGTAGCAAATCAGCGACTCCTGAAAACGCGAAGCCGAATCCAGTTCCACCGCCCGCTTCAGCACCGCCGCCGCCGAATCCTCCATGTCAATCAGCCCTGCACAAGTCACGACACTTTTCTCTGCGGGGGGCCGGGATCTTCGCCGCCCCTGCCCCAAATGCAACAGCCCGTGCCCAACGCGGCAAACCCGCAAAAGCCAAGCCCTCCATCCGACCCGCCaagcaaaatagaaaagaagcGAGGGTGCCCCGCCCTTTTCTGCTCACGTGATTTCAAAGAACCGGAAAGTGAAAGCCTAGGAAGAAAGACCCGTAGCCAAGTCGCCGGCCCTTCTCCTCCCGGGGCTCCGGAGGAGGAGACTTTACACGTGATTGTGGTCTCTTTTCGCGAGAAGGTGAATCGGCGCCCTAAGATGGCAGCCTGGCGGTGTTACGTATCCGCTTGGCAGGTAAGAAGCATGGAAATGATTAAAAGATTTCTGTAAATTTCATATAGTTGTGTTATTGGGAAGAGAATTGCAGAAGCTGCAGAAATTCCTTGATGTTGCTGAACGCCTTGCTGGAGCTGAATGAAGCATAGCTGTAATCCttaaatgtgtttttaattaGAAGCCCCAATTCTGGGGGAAATTAATGTCTTGGAGACTAGCAAGCGTTCGTGTGTACTTTCCAATTTAGCTGATTTAATGTACGTGAATGTCTGGTATATGATGTGCTTCCTGTGAACCTCTGATGTTTTTGATTTTCCAGGAATATAAAATGATAGCTTCTTAGTACCGTAGAGTTAATATATGTGCACATGCATTTTGtcattattgatttatttgaaaCTTTGATATGTTTGACTGTGTTATGTATTAAGCTCTgaagtattgttttctgctttgttttttatGCTGCAGAATCTGACAAAAAGCGAAGCAATCCCTTGGGGAATATGGATTCGGCAGAAATTTACAAAGTCTCGAATTCCAGAATCAGTAAGGCTTGGgttaaaaaataatcaaatattagctataaattaaaatgaaaatacaaatGAAGTGGTCAAAATATGTTCTTTACTACATAAATTCTGTTGTGAAAAGATAATTTCATCTTTGTACTTTTAGAATTGAACTATGTAGCTCTGAACTGGTCAGAGCTTaactttctttttgtttctgaTGTGCCTTCCTGGCTACAGAATCCATACTTAAGCCATTATTTTATTTCACCTAGTTTCTTGCTAATTAATACATCCTCTTTATAGCGTTCTCTACTCTAGCTGGTAGAGTGAGTCATTTTTATATACTCTATCTTAATCCCAAATTTGACCTTGCTGTAATCTCTTAAACGACATGTAACCAATTTACTAGCCAGTAACTATGCcagtaaataataaatagtgaTAGAAAAGGAGGAGAACCCCAGCCTAGTTTAAACATGGAAAACTAAACATAACTTTAAACTGTGACTTTATCTGGGATGAAATGAGGGCAAACTGTTTAAAAATGATTATTTGGGCATCTTTGTGCCATGGTTAATGTGAAGATAAGCCCCAAAATCATTAACTGGTTTTACTTATTAGATTGGTTAATAGTGAGAGTTTAACTTATTTTAGGTATTTCTTCCACGACCTGGTGATCATGAAAAATATGGTGGTAATCCAGAAGAGCCTCATAAACTACATCTTATCACCAGGATCAGAAGTGGAAGAAGGCGTCCTTATTGGGAAAAAGATTTGCTTGAAGAGCTTGGATTAACAAAAGTATGTAACTAATTTACAGTATTCAGATATTGTTTTCCACCTCTAATGCTCCATACATTTTAGTTGTATGAATTGTTTATTCAAAATTTGTGCTTGTGGAGTTAATAATTTGGACAAAGTGGCTGTCTATGACTGGATTTTGAGTTATTTGGCCACATACTAAAATAATTTGTAGCTGGAACAGCTCCATGTCACAACAAATTAGAATACTGACTAAACATTTGAGTTCATTTTCATTGTAAGGCAGAAGGTTGGTATCAAAAGAGAATCTTGATTTGCAATTGCTTATTCCAAATACAGTGTTTATTTGGCAACAGCATGGAAATCATCTgccttttttttactttccagtGTAGCCTATAGTCCTCATAACTTCTTGTACttttgatagaagagaatatttgtagctcagggttgaactgttcttggtgctctctgagcttgattgctttcttgcagatgtttcattaccaaactaggtaacatcatcagtgctatacaATCCTTATAGTTTGCCCCAAATCCAACCTTGCATAGTTTCCAGGCCCTGATTAAGTGTTAGCACCCACTGAATTCAACATTAGCTACTTCTAAGTAAACTATTATTTTGAGCTGTTTAAGGCAAATTTAGTCATCAGTTTGGAAAGAACAATAAATTATACTAAAATTAAATCCATCTGAAAATAGCATTATTAGTTGGGGATAATTGCATCCTGCCAATCACAACATTCTGTCCTTGCCAGGTGGTTGTTGTGAGAATTTCTTCCTATCTTAGGTTTTAAGATATCCTTACACCACCACTTCAGCTTTACTTTTGCTTTCATGGAAGCATTTTGATGTCAGTGTTAGAACTGGCAATATCTTCGGGGTCTTACCAGtggtgaaatacaattttttttactaccggttctgtgggtctGGCTTgttgagtgtggcaggggaaggatactgccaaatctgcattccctccccactcctgggggaaggatattgcaagatctccattcccactccactctggagccagccagaggtggtatttgctggttctccaaactattcaaaatttccgctaccagttcttcagaacctgctaaatttcacccctgggtcttACCATTTTAAAATGCAGTAATGGCATCTCAGAAATGTATTATCTTAAACTATGCTATGAAGGCAGTCTCTACGAGTTTAAAAAAGTTGCTGCTCTTAAGTGTCTGCCTGATTACTGAATTAAGTGTAACATGAAACTAAGTAGAATTGAAATGCTTTTGTTGTTGAAGGATTATATAACAGGAGGGGAAAATGAAGAGTGAACAAAAAATGTTCTATAAAAGTGATTTCTGAAAAGAAGCTTTATACCTATGTCACAATGATTACAAATGACAGGCATAACACAGGCTTTCATTCCTCCTTTATCTTTAGGAGTCTGTCACATCACAATTGAAGCAAAGAGTTGCATGACATACAGATTTAATAATAAGACCAAGTCTGTAGCAGCATTCATTTTTTTAGACATTATgttaatgagaaaaaaagaaaaaaacaagttctTACGTACAGGCTTACCCTTCTCTTCATGAAATGTGTACTATAATTGAGAAACACCTCTTTAGCATATAAAACAGTTAAGGAATGGATTGTAAGAACCAGGACAGTATTTTGCTTCTGAGAGCTACATGAGATTGGGAGCAGTCACACGTGGTTGCACAGCGGCAGACAGGATGATGACACCTGACACAGCAGCTAATATCAGAAATCTTAACAATCCCCCTCTTTACATGTTGTTCTCCATGGCTGAATCAGTATAGAAATCAAGAGTACTTATAGAGTCTGCATCTTTAGGCAATTATATTTATGGTTAAATCCCTGAATGCTTTAACAAATGTTAGCTTTATAGGTAGTTCTCGTTTAATGACTGCCTTTGTGTTATAATGATCATTCAAATTATGTTCCTgataaaaaagtaactttacaaccagtcctcgcatttacaaccattgcaggtcTGTAaatcaaaggaaagctgaagtaagatcataatcACGATCTCAGTTTTGATTAGCAACCACTTCCATTAATTGTTGCTCCCAATTGTGGCCACTAAAGGAAAACTACTTTTAAGACTAAATTGTAGCAGAAATCAATTTAAGGAAtcataacatttattttattgttactgAATATTTAGTGTCTGCAGtgatttaatatttattaaaatctaaTCAAACTTTGCTACTATAACTGTTCTCATAAATTTACTTCTGTGGTGCATTGGAAACTGAGTTGTAGCTTTGTATCATCTACAGAGATATGCTCCAGTGGTGCTTAAAAACATCCCTTCTGTGAATGAAAAACTTAAAGTCATCAAACACCTAATAAGGTGGGTAATTCTTCTCATCAGCAATATTTGGAAATTGGTTTGGTCTAAAAACACTAATAGgttgtcacccccccccccctttttattatagaataaaaccattaaaactgCCTTATGGAATTCCAACAGAAGAAGAAATACCTGATACCTATCTTAACAAGGTCACAGGTGAACTGATAGTTTGTCGCCATCTAAAAGAAGTGGAAAAGAACACCTCTGATTCTTcataataatgtattaatactTTATATAATAAATGTAATATTAAGTTGAGAATTGTATTACTGTAATTGCCACTAGAGGCATAATATGTATGTTCATTTTTAGAACAGTTTCTCTAGACTTAATTGCCATCTCATAAAATTAAATAGTGTTATTATTAAGAAGATAAAAATATCTAGTATTTGGGCATAATTTTTACTTAAACAGTTTGGCTGTTGTAAATGTGACAGTATAAATAATAGCAACTGCAGCAGCAGCTTTTGAGATATATTTTGGTATCTACAAAGTTTACAGAAAGCTGTAACTAACGTAATACTAAACTGAATTTCTGTGATGATTGGTTAAACTAATTTGAAGCTGCTTCGCTGGTCATTGTTAGTCAGATAAAAGTTGACTTTTAAGGTTTACCTTTGTGAATAGCATAGCAGCATTACACAATAAATTGACATCGTCAGGCAGATACAGTCAGTGGTCAGTTAATTGTAAATAAGCCACATGTTtgatccatttccccccccccaataattatGAGTTCATTCCAGTAAtcttacctttatttattttttagtatttCTATTTTGTTTAAGGATCTTCCTTTTGTAACTGACTTTCAGGAAGTAGCCTTCAACCAGATTTGCTCCTACAGGAATTCTTCAGGCAGATGTATTTCTATATTTTGTTTCATGTCAGCAATTCACTTGCAAGCATTTATATCAGTGTGCCCCCACACCTTTCATGTGGGGATGTTTTCCATTTTGAGACAGAAGTCTTCTTAAATACTGTATGTGGATAGTGTTCTTGTACAGTGGCATATACCAAATTTTACTTATCCCATTTTTGGTTGGTAAACATTTCAGCTGAATTGTTTTGTTTGGAAAATCCCCATATGTTTAAAGAGATCTGATTCTTCTGACATTCATTTCACCTTTTTTATTAACATAATTTTGTatactttttttgttttatggaaAATATGGATGTGATTGCTTCCTGGATAATTTATATACTGTTTCTCTGCCAGGAAATCCATACttttaaagtattaaaattaaagtatGAATGAAGGTCTATTTAGAAGCTGATTGCACATATTTTCAGGTCTacacttttttttcaaaatacataCAGAATGAAGTAGTCCAGAAATAAGGTAGCACATTTCTAAATCATTACTCAAATTTTAAGTCTTACCAGATCTAGTGTATTACTTTGAATTAATTTTTTATCGCCTCATGTATTAGTTTCACTGATCACATCAGGGAAAACTGTTATGTGTTGAATATACATTTACCCAGTCTATGTAGATAATGGAAATTGCCTATTACTAAAACATTTACTTTGGATGTCTGGCTGATTCTTTTTTCCAACCCAAGATGATTTGAGCAATTCTCTTCAACAAGCTAATAGTATATTTGTGATGCTAACTTACTTTCCAGAACTTTCATTATATTTCCAGTGTAATGTTATGAGCTCACAGAATTCAGGCTAGTTTGTAGATGCAATTTATTTGGACTGCAAAAGGGGGAGCGACATTAGACAAGTTGCAGCTAACTTACGTATAGCTGCCTGTGTAAATTGATTTGAAATGCTACAGATAGAGAGTCCATGGAGAAGTCCATTTTGACTGTCTCCCAAAAGCAGTATCCCCCTAAATTTCTATTAATTCCCAGAACTTCAAAGCTATATAAATTCCTAGGCACACATAGGCCTCTACAGATGAAATACGTGTTTTTCATTGGAGCCTTGGCTTATTCCATAGTTGTCACATTCTTTTGTACATTCATTATGCAGTTTTACCTGTTCTAAGTGAGTGATTGAAAATATTTTCACGTCATTCCCCAGTTCACCACTAAGGATTACTCACACTAGATGCTGTAGTGTAGACAGGTCCTGTTGATTTTCTTATACAGACTAAAGTTAAAAGGATATAATAGTGTGGTGGAACAAAGAGtggggagaaagaatagaatagaattttttattggccaagtgtgattggacacacaaggaatttgtctttggtgcatatgctctcagtgtacataaaaagaaaagatacattcatcaagaatcataaagtacaacacttaattatAGTcataggtacaaataagcaatcaaatcatactaggaaacaatataaatcataaggatacaggcaacaaagttacagtcttacaggcataagtgggaggaaatgggtgataggaaggatgagaagattaatagtaatgcagatttagtgcataatttgacagtgttgagggaattatttgtttagcagagttatGGCATTCAGGAAAGAAAGCCCCGTAATGGGAATACAAGCTTGCTTGCATGAAGTATGATTATAACCATAAAATAGCAATATAGCTTTATTTTCTGCAGAAATTGGCACAACTTTATTTTTGTAGAATTTAGCAAATAGATCTTGCTAGTGTTACATACAAAATTTGGGTAAGGCTGAAATGACAGCATCTTTGTTCTAGACTTTTAATATCCATTTGTTTTGTAAAACTTGGCTCTTGCAACAACATCATTGGCATAGTCATTCTTCGTAGTGCCTATATCCATTCGCTCATAGCTTTGGACATTTTTAGGTCCTGCATTGTAGGCTGAAATTCCACCTatcatttaaaaagttaaatgttAATGTGGTAGGCATTCCTCAAATGCTAATACAATTTATAAACTGAATCTAGATTGGATTAACCATGCTCCTAATGCAAAATAGGTTAAATAACTGATTAGAGATAAAGCACAGTattcagaataaaaaaataattttctttcttagTAGAAGTGAGTAAAAGTTTTGGAATAATTTTGCCTGCAATAATCTACAAATGTGCCTTTGAAGGGCTATAAGGATATTTCTAGGAATGCATAATTTATATTATCAGAAAATTAAGCAgatgttttatttaaatatactagaagagagaaaatatcttttgcaattcGTGTATCATGAAACATAATCTTTCTAGCATTTTGcttttatacaggtaatccttgacttatgattattCATTCagggaccattcaaaattacaatggtgctAAACGAAGGGACATATAACCAGTACCTGAAGTTACAGTTGTTGCAGTGCTCCTATAGTCATGTGATTAAACTTCAGAGGTTTGGCAATTCACCTGCCCTGAGAACTGACTGCTGGGAAACGGCAGCAGGCCCCACCTGCCTGTACCTCCTCCCATCCCACCCTGCTATATCCCTTGGACTTTCCTCCTGTTTGAGTCACCATAGGCCTTAGAGTCACTTCCCACCTGGCTGGGTCCCACGGGCCTTGGGCGCCCCACTGGGATCTCATAGGCCTTGGCTTTGCTTTCTGCCCCACTGCTAACCCCCAGACCTCGGGCTTGCTTCCCACCCTGCTGGGTCTATAGCCTTGGACTTCCTTCCTGTCCTGACATGTCTTCTTCTAGTTACCTCTTCCAAATATCGCCTTTCTGAAAGAGTGCCCAGCAATGTGGAGCTTTCCTGCAGAGGCCACCTTGCACCATTCTGGAAGCAGGTGTATTCTCATGACCTCTCAAAAGAGCAGGATTTGGAAAAGTGTATCTTTCTGAGAGATTGTGTGAATGGCACTCACTTCCCAAATGGTGCAAGGTAGGTCCTCTGTAGGAAGGTCTGCACCCATAAGCTGGACACTCTTTTGGAAAGGTGATCTTCAGAAAATCTGGCACCAACAAGTTATACAAAATGTGAAGGGATGGGGAGGAGGCCCAAGGATGTGGGACCCAGCAGGGCAGGAAGCAGATCCAAGTCTTCTGATACAGGTGGGCAAGAAGACAGCCCAAGGCTTGGGCGGGAAGCTGTACAAGGTGTACCTTGGGCGGGGAAGGCCTGGTGCAAACCCTGTATCAGCTGGGAAGGTGCTGGAGTGCAGGCCTGGGCTTGAGGCCTCCAAAGGTATCCCACCTCCTGAGACACCCAACACACTGCTTAATGATCCATGCAGTCATCTAATGACTGCAATAGGGAGAGCCAAGATTGCAGTGGTTGGGCAAATGGATGCTTTGCTTAACTGCaacaacttacaactgtaatacTGGGCTCAATTACGGTTGTAACCTGCTTTCTAATCTGAATTATGTGGAAAAATGTTCTTGTCCATCTTCAAAATGACAACATTGTATCTGTAGTTATCAATTTTTccaatttacaatcattcatttagtgactgtttgaagttacaacagcactgaaaaagtgaatgaccatttttcacacttacaactgttgagTATTCACTATGATGaatttatcaaaattcagatgtttggcaactggcatgtatttatgacagttgcagtgtccctgggttacCCTttatgacctgacaagcaaagtcagtggggaatccagattcacttaacaaaagggttactaacttaacaattgcagtgattcatttgacaactgtggcaagaaaggtaataaattGAGGCAAAACTCAAATCGTtttacttaacaatggaaatttggggctcagttgtggtggtaGGTCAATGGCCACCTATACTAggtgaataataaaataataaaaaaatggattGGTTGGCAACAAAAACTATTTTATCATAGTTATGAATGCTAGAGCATATATATTTCCTTTCTAAAGATCTCATCTTTGTTTGGGAATTTTCTATTTCCTCCTCCAAACCAGAGAACCATTATCACATGTTATAAATACTGAATCACATGGAAAAATGATAGGAAGGCTCTGGACATAAAACAGATTCTATGTAGATTTTAGTAGAATGATGTTTCATACCTTTGAACTGCTGTTCGTTTGTCCATAATGGAaatttttctttaatcttttctATCATGCTTCTGAGAATGAGACTCCCCTGAGTAATGTGTTCCTCACTGTCCCAGGTGCCAACTGGTACATGATGTCTTTTATCCACCTGAAAAATGATGACATGCTTTCGATTATTCTGTAATCATTATTGCTATGATTATGTTATGCCAGAATAGTTCAATTGCTTTACAAagctaataatttaaaaatacagatcaGTTACCA encodes:
- the MRPL30 gene encoding 39S ribosomal protein L30, mitochondrial, whose protein sequence is MAAWRCYVSAWQNLTKSEAIPWGIWIRQKFTKSRIPESVFLPRPGDHEKYGGNPEEPHKLHLITRIRSGRRRPYWEKDLLEELGLTKRYAPVVLKNIPSVNEKLKVIKHLIRIKPLKLPYGIPTEEEIPDTYLNKVTGELIVCRHLKEVEKNTSDSS